CaaagtcaatccaccactccttcatATTTCAAACTAaattgcattccgaaagcattacacacagatcatcaatgtcatcatttttctccactatgttggcctatCCCTTTTCTTGTCCTTTTTTGCGAGACGACAATCAGAGGCTTTGTGACCAGCATTTCTACAATTGTAGCAGTTGCCCTTGAATTGCTTCTTGTTCTACTCCTTAGTCTATCTataagacctctttctcttcttactttttggcgcaggctcctcaacgatattagctcccataatattttaattttcacgagacttcttctcggctgttttgttatcTTCCTCAATTTAGAGATAAATCACAAGACCTTTCAACtttatttctttgcgcttgtgctttaGATAGTTTTTGAAATCCCTCCACGAAAGAGGCAACTTTTCAATTATTgtagccacttgaaatgcttcattcactaccataccttcagcaataaggtcgtaaaaaataatttgaagctcttgaacttgggttccaacaattttgttgtctatcattttatagtctagaaacttgaaAACCACAAACTTTTTGAAGTATGCATCTtgagtcttgtacttcttcttaAGTGAgtcccataattctttcaaaGTATTTATAGCACTGTAGACATTGTACAAGCCATCCTCCAAAGCACTTAGGATGTagcatttgcaaagaaaatctgtctgtttccacgcctcaacaacCATAAACTTCTCATTGTCTGGCATGTCAGAGTCATGCACTGGAGGGTCTTCACTGGTGAACTTCTGCATACTAAGTATGGTAAGACAAAAggacaccctttgctgccatcctttgaagttagCTCCGGAGAATTTCCTCGATTTTTCGGTCGATGGTACAACagttcggcttgacgaggctatcgacCACTGGAGGGTCTTCACTGGTGAACTTCTACATTCCAACAGTCGTAAAAGAATTTTCATTATCAATTGTCATTTCTCACCGTCCActatagaagagttcaattaatggcagaTAATAGAACAGTAAACAGTACTGTAATTAATGATAAACAATACGTTTAATAAACAAAACTTGAAGTTTTGTACATTCTGTTTCACTATAAAACAttaaagtttttatgttcttcaaatcgtttctgaattttaatactccgatgaagtttttatatcttcaaatcagaaatagaaaaattcagacggagtagaaaaccacaaaaATTTTAATCTCCAAAGCAGAATATAGATTATAGTATATtattaatttccttaagattgttagtctaACTGTAATACTATAAAATATATGAAACAACAAGTTTTCTGAAACAAAAAATAGAAACAGAAAAATAATAGTATAGCAAAAATTTATATAACCAGAAACAGAACCTGAAAATATACTTCGGAAAGAAA
This sequence is a window from Nicotiana tomentosiformis chromosome 5, ASM39032v3, whole genome shotgun sequence. Protein-coding genes within it:
- the LOC138891862 gene encoding uncharacterized protein, encoding MQKFTSEDPPVHDSDMPDNEKFMVVEAWKQTDFLCKCYILSALEDGLYNVYSAINTLKELWDSLKKKYKTQDAYFKKFVVFKFLDYKMIDNKIVGTQVQELQIIFYDLIAEGMVVNEAFQVATIIEKLPLSWRDFKNYLKHKRKEIKLKGLVIYL